The genomic region tttttagacAGTAGATTTAACTACCAAAATATAACCTTTTCCCCCAAATTTAATGTAATATTCCTACTTACTTCAGCATTATTGTTCTCCTATTTTGACATATTTCTTTGGCTTGTAATGTAAATTAATCTATTTTTATTCTTGGAGTGAAATTGTTTAGTCTTAATCTATATTTGAGAGGAAATATTTTGACTGAAACAATTGTTGCATGTCGTTCTAATAGCATAAATTATGTCAGAGTCGAATCTACATGTTaactcttcttgtttgttgaatTTGTTGCACGCACCTGCGATAACAATGATGGGCCTGCGGAGGATGTTGGACAGGACGAAGATATGGATGTCCTCCAGTGAGTCAAACTGGAGGCCGTTGCTACTGGAGACCGGGGACGCCATCTTTACGATCTTCTCCCACTCGTCCTCCCAGTTCTGGAAGCCGTGCACCACATGAAGGCAATTTGTTGTTTGACTGAACACATTAAATGAAGGTCGCGTGTTTTTAACACGGCGAGTTCGGCTTCTTACCGTGGTGGTGTACCGGAGGCCCGTCTGAGTGAACTCCTGAGAGTGCAGAAGCTCGGCCTGGAAGCGCGCCCGAAAGACGCCAGTGTCCGTCTCTTTCAAAACTCCGTGGAGGGCTTTGCGGAGAACCAGGTCTGTGTCCTGGACACCCAGCATGTACTGGGAGGCAGCGTGCAGCAAGCAATTGCCATCTCCTTTACAAACAAGAAACAAATCTCATGTTATATTTGAGCCGGAGACAAGAAGTTTAGAAGTCACGTTCGCGACAACTGGGCCGAAGGCGCATTGGAGACTGGAGATACTTACACTATAATGTGTGTAGATGatacacccacacccacacacacacacacacacgtgcccgCACACGcggacacgcgcacacacgaacgcacgcccgcacacacacacacacacgcacgcacacacacacacgcgcacacacacacgcacacacacacacacacacacacacacacacactcacacagacacacacaaaggaaAGGAGAAGCGTGGGGATTTTCCGCGCTGTGGGCTAGATTGTGCGATAATATGACGCTCACATGTCTGAAAGCACAAAGTGAGCAAAGCTTCTCCTTAAGAGGTCAACCATGAGAAACtatgtgaaaataaataaatctccaTTGCAAGCTTATCTCCCAGGAAGTGTTGTCAGTTGTCACGCTAGCAAAATAGATAgcatcttttaaaaaacaagccaaaagtacaaaacaaaatggtagCAGCTCTCATTTGGACCAAATGCTGATGAGTCaaggttaaagttaaagttaaactcccaatgatcatcacacacacatctgggtgtggtgaaatttgtcctctgcatttaacccatccccatgtgattttgatccatcccctgggggagaggggagcagtgagcagcagcggtgccacgctcgggaaacatttggtgatctaaccccccaattccaacccttaatgctgagtgccaaacagggaggcaatgggtcccattgttATAGTCTTCGGTATGacccggggtttgaacccacaaccttccagtctcagggcggacactctaccactaggccactgagctggtagctCCATAGTCGAGAGCCACGTTAGCTTGTTACCCCACAGCAGCACCTTATTTTCTTTAAGGTTTTATTacactttttttctctccaaggTGCAACCAAACGACTTTATTGCGCTGACTAAAGAGCCTCTTTGGGTCTTTCTGTCATTGTGAAAGATTGTGCCGAGAGCCTTGTTGCCGCACAAAACACAGGAATTTCCCAGCTTGTGCTCTTCATCTTGTTCATCCCGGCACGTCAAACGCAGCACTTAACCAGTCCCGGACTTTCCGACGGAAGGAGGGGGAAGGAAAAGAGGGCAGGGCAGGGGAGGGGAGGAATGCTGGCGCGTTATCTTGAAACAGCAAGCGCCACTGTGACCGCCACTCACATCAAGCATGAATGAATGTGCATTTTCAAAACACACCAACGTGTATGGTCAGAATGAAAGTGAGAGCAGTCATTCACTCATTTTATCAGTTGGTAGCTGATACATCAAAACCACCCCTAAGTACAAAACAGCAGCTGAAAAGGATTTTGCATAAAAACAACTAGACAAACTAATACTTCACAGAAAGATGCAAAAactaatataaaacaaaatgaaggtCATCATGTTGGCGGGCACTTGACAACTGTTCCAGTTTCTCGCATGGCGCTTTTTCTAAAattaattgcccacccctgcaataTTGCACATTGTCGAGACCCACCAAGCAGCAGAGCAGATAAAGGTGTGCTTCATGCAAAGCCAAGTCAAGTGGGAAGTGGGACATTTTGGTCTGAAGCGTGAAAATTGTGTGAACTCCAGGCAGGAGCGACATTGCTTAGCGTGCAAACATGCTAAATTGTCAAGCGCTACACCTTCTAATGTGGGCACAGCATGCCGTTGACATTTGATACGTCGCTTGCAGCTTTAATTGTTAGAGCTATTTTTAGAGTAGCAGCTAAATGTAAATTAGTATTGGCCGCCGCAAAGAGCCGTGATTGTTATGACCTTCTCAAGCCGGCTCTTCATTGATGGActtctgttgtgtgtgtgtgtgtgtgtggtgctccAGTGACTCAGCAGCAGACactcaatgtgtgtgtgaatgtgtcctCTGCTGAATGTCACGTCTGGGTGCTTCGGAGTTCGCGACTGTGAGTCTTACCCTGATGATATCATCATCACTGCGCACCAGGGCGTTCTATGTGTCTATTACCGGCAAAGTTTCGTCAACTTCAGGGTGCTTTCTGATGAGGAAGCAAGCTTGTGAGAGCGAGTGTGCTCCAGTCGTGTTTGAGTCAACACACGGGACAAGTTCCTCATCTATGCAGTCATGGTGATGCTTGCAATAAAAGAGATTATTTCTGCTTCCTCCTTCTCCACTTTGGGCTGATCTGATGCTTCCCTTTAACGTATACAAAGGCCGTTCTGAAAATGATTCCCCTGCACTACTTTGAGGACCGCTCTAAAAATAGAGTCCTGTGTACGGCGCTTGACAGCTGCGCTTGGTTTACTGCGCTAAAAGAGCGTGGTCACGTTTGATTTAACGAGGCCCTGTGACACGCCTGACGGCACGAGGGACGCTGTAAATCTTCCCGACCATGTAAATCTATTTAGGAGCCTGACAGATTTATAGCCCTCCTGCGCACAAGGCGAAAAAGAAGGGGCAGACCCCCGAGTTGTAAATAAAAAAGTGCGAAACCACAGAGTTTCCCCACCGTGCTTCAGAACGGGTGTGCGGGCGCTGGGATGTTCCGCGCCTTTGACCAAAACATGACTTTGCAACATTCGAAAACCTTTTCTGGGGTGACTAAATGAGTAAAGTGGAACCCAAGAAGGTCTCGCTGCTGTCACTTGCAGTAACCGCAGCAGCAAACGTGAAATGAAGTTGACTCACTGGCGTTCTCATTGAGCTCCTTTATCACGAAACCCTCAGGACTTTACATTTGCAACAACTATGGCGAATCAGTGGATTTCTAGCCGATCGAAGGCAACACGAGCCATTTTCTTAGGGATGAGGAGATCCATGGCGagacatggagaccaagcaacAGTTGGTTGACTATGAGGAGAAGCAACAGGTCTAACCCGAAACCTGATTCCAGTCAGTCAGAAACTTAAAGAAAGTAATTTCTCGACAAGACACGCAAAGAAGTTCATTTGGGGGAAAGGCACCATAAGAGCAACGACCATCTCTTACCGTTGGTGCGCAGGGGAACCATCTTCTTAACTTCCCGGCACCAGTTGAGCTTCTTCTCCTGCTCCAGTGAGACCTGCATGACCCGGTCCAAGATGGCGGCCTGCACCACTTCGCGGAAGGCCTGTGGGAAGTGGTTCATGGCGATCATCTCCAGCGTGTAGCGGTGCATGCCACGCAGGTGGTGCATGAGACCACCGCTGGCTGCTGGCTTCAACACGTCGTTGGGCACCCGCTGGCGGATCTTCACTGCCTTCAGCAGGTTGGACACAAAAAGGAACTTGGGGAGGAAGTTCTGGCCCTGCGACATGATGGCGAGGAACGGGATCGGGCGAGGGGGTAGAAGGCGGAAACTGCAATGGAGGGAGACGGCGGAGTCAGTTAGTCTGCCAGGAAACTACAGCCAGAGATTcccctcttttatttttttattggacgGTTAATTTATAGCTGGCTTGGGAAAGCACCTCAAACACAATCCTCAGTCCACTAAATCAAATAAAGATATCCTTGTATTCTGGTTTGAGTAAACACAATGCTCCAGTGTGCCGTTGTGCTTGAGGGGCGGTAATCCCACAATGCGCTCACTCTGCTGACAAGTATGACAACGCAAGCACTTAAGGTACATTTTCTGGAAGGGACCATCTTATGGTCATTGAAACGCACGTTTCACTCACATGAGCTGCCAACAGCATTACAATAACAAAAAAGTACACAGGAAGTTGGCGGTAGCGGGTCAGGTGACGAGTCAGGCATCCCGTCAGATTTAAATTCGCTGACGGGACGACAAACAAAAACCTGTTGCTAAAATGTCCAAAAGTCTGCCAAACTTTGTTTGACTCATCATCTGCAACTTCCCACACGCTGCACTgacactaaaaaaaacatttttacataaCATTGGCTATTTTCACACTGCATCTAAGAGCCATAATTCATCTTCCCATTATTATCagaacttttattttgttactACTTTTTTGCTTGTCATCAGAGAAGCCTGTTCAGTGGTTCATATTTTACGGCGCCGAGCGAGAGGATGAGGCTGCCGAGCATCCGGCAACAACAAAGGCCGCAGTGAGCTTTTTATAACAATTTTCTTCTGGCAACACTacgaattttattttatttgtgagATTAAAATGTCATTGACCAAAGTTACAACTTTTACCCCGACTCCATTTATTGCAGTTTTGTCTCCATTTCAATACGTCTTGACTACAGCATCATTCtcaataacaaaaacatttatttgtgaAAAATATAAAGGCCTGGGGATAGACGATTTTAGGGTAGAACATCTTTTTTAGCTTCATACTCCTTGATCAAAAGCAGATGCACGTTCTAGAAGAAAAAGCTGACCAATATTTGCACCAGCAGACTATGATTGAGAGTTTACGTCAACctggcaccaccaccacctccacgTCTGGTGCCAGCCACCCTTCTGCACACCCCTGACCCTGTTGTCACCTGTTGCCAAACGTCCAACAGAATAAGAGCCTTGTGTTCAAACAGGCCCGGATTTCACAATGTCAGTCAACTTGCAAGTCAAGACAAGATCATCATTACTATAGTACTTCTTGATATCTCCAATGTAAAGTGGTGCCTTGtctcaatttaaaaaagaaacaccGCTCTCGAAAGCTACAgtttggcccctgggccttgagtttgacacctgtgccacGGATGCTTCACCTCTCCACGAGTGGCAGGTGCACGCAGACGTACAACACACATTATTAGTACTTGTTAGAGCCAACGAGGCTGACGTAATCCCCAACGACAACAATAGGGTCCAacgacccccaccccccttcccccaAAAGCGTTCGCGCAGAGACGACCGTAGCCCGGCTAAACGGCTTCCGCGACAGCCCGCTGACAGGAGGAGGATGACGTCTTTGTAAACAATGGCTGTCGTGAGCCGCTCGCTTCTAAAACCGACTCGAGAAGGCCCTGCATGGCCACCGCCTCCTCGGACTCGCCTGGCGAGACGAGCCGACGCGTCGTTGGGACGGGCTTACCTGTCCGACGTGCGCCGGAGGGCTGGTGCTACAACAAAGGCCGCCGGATGCTCGGCAGCCTCATCCTCTCGCTCGGCGCCATTCGAGCTTCTCCTCTCGGCGCGgcgattttttttgggggggaggggagAGGTGAGTGGGGGAGCTCGCACTTTGACGAGTCCCCGCGTTCACGAGTACACGCGTGGACGCCGACGATAGCGTTTAAACCATGAAAGAAGAGATAGCAAGAGTGTGGGGGATAAAAAGCCCTAGTCAAGGGGATTTCCACACAGGGACTTTCCGTTCACCCATTTTACTTCCCTCCCTCACTCAAGTGAagtctccccccccaccccctccctcccctcatcAACCCTTGGGGGCTGTTACGCTGGGCGCCGCCAGGGGGAGCTCACAGGCGGATCTGCCTTGTACGGTGGCCGACATAGGCGAACGCaggaagggattttttttttttttttaaagaaaacaaagcaaaaacacatatgcaaaataaaatacactcaAAACAACTGCAAAACTAAAACACTCCAAGTAAGAAAGGCTGCAAAcgatgaataatgcaaaaaaaaaatcaaacacatgaatgcaaaaataaacatataacaataaatacatttgaaaacaaaattaaaacgtACAAAAACACATTGGAAATACAACATAAGAATAACTTAAAATGTCATTCTTGACCCAATTGTTGAACaggtgaatttttttaaattacttttaCAAGCCATTTTTTGTACTACAATCATCAATTACACACTCTGCAGTGTCCATTAAGAAACGAACATTATATTTATGaaggaattttattttattttatgaaaaGAAGCTCATTAGACTTAATTCGTGTTAAGTGCAACACATGCTCTCGGCCAACAGATGGCGGAAATGTCACTTCTTTAAAACAGGACTTGTCAATGTTGACGCCAACCCCACGCAAACACGTGCATACACACACTAGGCTCGGAACAAGTTAGATTCCAAAAGGAGGCCCTTCCCAGGGTGGGGTCCAGTGGTTGTGAGTCACTGGTCGCTTATCACCACGGCTGTGTGTCCGCGTGCGTGTTGGGAAGTCGAGGACAAAGTTCAGCAAACTGTTTGCACACAACACATTTAGACTGCCACTAGTAATGGGGTTTAGCACTTAGCTTAGCATTCCTGTTAACTGCtgttgtaataaaattattaaatCTTTGAcgacacaaataaaataaaacaagataaACATATTACTATATAAGTCTTAAGATAAACAATATTACTATAATAGTACAAATTGTGTTTAGGGTTCTGCTACGGTACAAATGTTTCTTTCTTTATCTGGAATATTGCAtgcctcacactttctctcGAAACTCGTCCCTGTAACCGTCAGCTTTACAGATGCCACACCTGCTATGTAGGCGGCAcgccatgacagcaaaaatgtcTACGGCGCTATTAGTCATAGTGACAAGTACAGAGGAGTACTCCTTTTAATTCACTGAAGAAACAAATCAATTTTGTCAAAATGAAACAGTTTattgcataaaaaataaaaactaccaATAAAAGAGAATCAGTTGACACTACAGCAGGAGAACAATAAGAGGCAAagagttaataaaaaaaacgtgACACACCTACCGGAAAGACAAAGAGCGTTAAATACAGTAGTAGCACAGTAATCGTCCTTCTCCTACTGCTCATCAACGCACATGCAACCTGCCACGAATCATCCCCATATTCAAATAATTTGCATTTGGTTTAGTCTGTCAGTATCGATTCACATAGTATCTTTTTATTACATGAATTGCTAACTAAAATATGctcttcttttgttttgcacaCTTAATAAATCAAACAAGGATTATTTAGATGCAAAGTTCTCACATTTGAGCAGCTAAGGCACATCAGACAAATGGATTTTGGTGTCTTGCATACTAAATTATGTTAGTTCGCTCCTTTACTGGTTCAAATAAAACCCAAGCACAACACGATAgtttgtgggaaaaaaacacatttgggtACTTCCTTTAAaccaccaacaacaaaaaaaacttaataTCACAATCAAAGCGGTTTACGCACATTCTGACATCTTTTTAAAATCCTAATTTCTCTAAAAGATGATATATCACAAAAGATTTTCTATTCAATAAAGTAGACTTTGACTTTTAGCGCAATTACATCACACAGCATCTAATGCGAAGAAAAATTAATCCACCTCGTACCTCTTTGTGACAAATGCAAATGaagatcgtgcaggcaaaaaaGATAAAGAAATGAAGATTACAAAtgccaaggaaaaaaaaggtgcagAGATGACATGAAACAACATTTTATATGCAAtgggggaaaagaaagaaagggagaaaaaaaaaacggaaaagcACCAGAATTCCAGTGTGTGAAATTGCTGTCCGAAGCTTCAATGGCAGGGTGGCAAACCTTTTTTCCTATTTTCTAAAAGTATGAAAAAATAGCATGCAATTTGCCCCAAAAAAATACTAAGTATTCTTTATCGCATTTGTTGTGAGAGAGCTCAATTGCTGCGGATCAATCACACTGGGTCACTAGCACTGGAATGAATGCTCCAGATCATCGAGTTTAGAACAATTGTGCCTGATCAACACTTTACATCAATCTTTTCGGAACAATAAATTCCAGATCAATTGATCCCTTTTGTTAGTTCAAATTGCATGGCGAGCTGAATTCATCAAATTTCTTCAGATCAAACGGTTCTGAACAAGCGAGTAGGCACTTTGGTGACGTTTTGTAAGTCGAAGCACTGAGGGACAAAATGGTTGCTACTGACGATGCCGATGCGACCTCCATCTTGAATTGGAGCAAAAGTGTACACATGTTCCAagacggaggaggaggacatGCTGCTGGTAGTTGAGGTCGAGAGGGAGCTTTAGGCGGACGTGTAGAGGTACTTGGTCTTGGCCAGGCCGGTGAGCTCGTCCTCGTAGCGGGGAAGGCAGCAGAAGAGCACGGCGCAGCCAATGCACAGCAGGGTGGCGCCCCAGGCGAAGCCGTACGCCCACGTGTAGTAATAGTGGCCCTCGAATATCAGCTCGTTGAACTTGACCGGGTAGATGATCAGGGCGATCACCTGCAGCACCACTGCAAAGGAAATGCCACACTCCTTTTAGCATTTCTCATTTTGTTTCGATGGCGATCAAAACTCGTGACCATATTTCATTCCGGTCGAGGATGGATGACGGCCGAGCTAACTAGAGTGTGAGAAAAATACTTTCACATCAACGCGAGACACTATTGGAGGAAAATACTCCACGCCAGCAACAAAGTGTTGAGTCACAATTAAGCAATCAAATCTGGCACCGCCCGTTGTGTCTACTCGAGAAAAAAGGTGATTCAGTGATGAATTGTGatgcaatactttttttttttttttttttataaatcagaCACTCAGGAATTCTAAAGTGGCGGGGGGGGCTATACACTTATATTTTGGGGTGTTACCTTCCAGGACAGACACGAGAGTCACTAATAAATTTGTGAGTCCACAAATAAGCAAAGCCACTGCTTCACTTCCTGTCACAAACAATCACTGCACAAAATGGATGACGGGTGCCAGTAAAAGCGGCAAGTTGACTGATGGACGGATGATTGGTAGCCGTCACTTGAATACAAGTCAACACTTTGTGTGTTAAGCATCTTTGTACTTGGTACAAATTCAATTTCACACTTGGCTGCCGCATTAGCTCCTTTTCTAAAAGTTTCATGCTTGGGAATGTGTACTCGAAggctgattctttttttatcgtCGAGGAGTCTTAAAACAGAAACgtacctttctttctttcctaaCCGCATATACAAACAAGTTCACGTGGTCCTGTGAGGTAAAAGTACTTTCCAACATTCCACCAATGTCGACACACCCGACTTTTGCTGAGCCCTACCCTGGCTGGCTCGCTCCCTCCTttactctctcactcactcatttcCCCTCCTACAACACGTCATCATGTTGTTCATCCCTTTTTCTTTGGTACTGGATCCCTCCCAGCAACTTAGAAAGAACGTCACCATTTACTGCTCACTGCTTTCACTCCTGTGTGTGACCTTTTGTTCCCTGGCAAAACCCAACAAGAGCGAGCAAGTGAACGACCGCTCGGGGGAAGCCTTTTGCAAAGCGTTCATCGGAGcgaggaaacaaagaggagcagCGGTTTGCAGGCCAAAGCCTTTACCGTCCACGAAACATAACGCTCTGGTTGCCCTCGTTAACGGCACCCAGCGCAGAAATGCGTCGAAAAGTGCCACTTTTTACAGTAGAGAGCCGTTTCTGTGGTAACGTGGCTCAAACGTTGATGAACAAACAAACTGAATATATTCGCCACCATGTTGTAAAGGCCCAAATTAAGTTTGGCCAACGTGGTTCCTATACCATTAGACGTAGTACATAAACAACACACAACCACATTCGGTTATTTacgtgcacatgtgtgtgtgttttcttacCAACAATAATAAGCATGACTCCGATGATGGGCAGCAGCGTGACGTTGAGCGTGCAGCACAGCGCCACGCAGGACAGGATGAAGGCGCCAATGAGGATAAGGAGGCCGAGGATCATCAGGGCGGCCACTGCCTGCGCCCACGCTGCTCGTgcaacacataaacacacactgatcaggaaaaacaaacatggcggTCTCACGTCAGTATAATGCAACGTGGTTGCTTGGTGGGGCTGAAATGATTATGATGATAACCGTGACGCTGATTTACAGCCCAAGCCGATACAAAGCAAGGTCCGCGGCGGCCCGCAAAAGCACGTTCGCCTTCTGCGGCGCCACGTGACGCCCTCCAGATAAAAGTGCCACAGAATACAACCACAGCAACCTCCTCGCACGCTTTAAAGGCGCTTGCGTGTTCATTTCCTTGAGGACAGACTTTTTTAAACTCAATTTTTTTAAGCATTGCATTTTATGTACACATCTAGCTTTGCtgacaatttgtaattattaTGTCGCTACCAAACAgaatttgttgatgtttttgtaCTATTACAAAATACGTATACATAGAAAAATTCTGCACCACACAGTCATACCATGCAAGCCTTTTGTGTTCTCTACGCTTTGTCGTTAACGCGTGGGTCAGCCAACACCTTCAATTATTcatacctgtgtgtgtgtgtgtgtgtgtgtgtgtgcatctgatGCCTAGCTACCTGGCCTGAGGCatgactgacacacacacgcactcacacacagacacacacaacggACGTGTTCGACAGGTTGGCGCTCTTCTCTCAAACCTCAACGATCCCGTTTGGCTGACAATCAAAAACGTTTGAGTCAGACAAGGATGGTGAGCTTCTCCCGATCCTTGTCATTCTATTTTGCATGAATTAGCTTCGCTATGCATGTCATCTTTAGAGAATCAGATACAGCGGACTAGAATTGATTGGCCGTCCGGGAATCTCACGAGATTCCCAAAGGCTACCACAGGTCCACAATATTGCGGTTATCTTCATTTGTGTTAGTTGTGTGTGTAAAGCAAAGAAGAAGTGGGTCCAAACAACTCAACGGGACGTGGGCTGTGCCGCCCGTGTGTCTGCGGGGCCCCGCGCTTCACTGAGACGTCAGGAAGGATATTTACGGTCGAACGACCACACCGGCGCTGGTACTACTAGACAAAAGCGTCCTCTGTTATAGAGCAGTGTTGTCGTGGTGAACGGTGCAAAGCAGTGGAGCAATCCAAGGGCAAGTTTAGGAAAGTTTCTTGGAGGAGGACATACtgaaggtggaaaaaaaaaatccaccaatgAAACAGTTGATACTTTTTGACGCTGATTCGACAGTAAAAATATGGTAGCCATTTTCTGCTTTGGTCCGAGGGTGCAAAGGCCATTTTGCTACACTCAAATTTGTAAAAATTGTAAATATCCACTGATAACATAAGCCCAGCCTGACACACTCCTTTTGGATGATAAGCAGGTCATTGTAAACACGGTGACgaggaacaacaacaaacaagacCACAGGCTCTCTCTGTATACGTGCTTGTTGAGCTTGAGGCTTATTATCGAAGGGATGAATTTGTGGTCTGAGTTTGAAATACGTATCTCTTTTGAAAATCCTGCAACCTTTCTGACACACCTCATAACGACTACCTGAACTGTCAGTAATTTGGCGGAAGCTCCATCCTGACGTTCTAATTTTTAAGGTCTCCTTTTAGTTTTTTAAGGCCAAGGTTTGTCGCTTTGGTTGGAGGTCTGGGCTCAAGCAGGCATTGTAGTTTTTGTCTGTTTGTGTTCCCAGGCAGGATATGATAAGAGAGGGGAAAGAGGGGGGCAGAGAATTCCAAAGTTGAAGCCTCTCTCCCCCCCACCCTCAGTTTGAACTGAATACAGCGAGGTGTTGCATTTTCTACCGAAGTGCGCATGAATGACGACTCCAAGGGATGTTTTCACGTCGCCACGGTTAACGCTCGTGTATAGTAGTTGCGAGTCACTTACAGAACTCCATGAGGGACTTGCCCTCCTCCCAC from Syngnathus typhle isolate RoL2023-S1 ecotype Sweden linkage group LG8, RoL_Styp_1.0, whole genome shotgun sequence harbors:
- the perp gene encoding p53 apoptosis effector related to PMP-22; the encoded protein is MFRCGIAYPRCRWIVPLLLLFAIIFDIIAIAATSGWVTDEEGKTHYASMWEQYHGRNDKWEEGKSLMEFSWAQAVAALMILGLLILIGAFILSCVALCCTLNVTLLPIIGVMLIIVVVLQVIALIIYPVKFNELIFEGHYYYTWAYGFAWGATLLCIGCAVLFCCLPRYEDELTGLAKTKYLYTSA